One Haemorhous mexicanus isolate bHaeMex1 chromosome 19, bHaeMex1.pri, whole genome shotgun sequence genomic window carries:
- the CAMKK2 gene encoding calcium/calmodulin-dependent protein kinase kinase 2 isoform X1 has product MFGAPTAFRFGYLSFAQKATGRGTEIISNDGLWEEAVSQGAGPAPHAWHISPPQHGQDEAIGPSTPPRVPSSSPTPQPLCSAGGCGRRAPAALWDPPALSPGHGSMASLIVVTEHEAAGSASEEEMDVPGTEGFGEGRKLHLSGRKLSLQERPQPARSPGHGDGAKERFIYPSLPYSPVTSPHSSPRLPRRPTVESNRVSITGLQDCVQLNQYKLKDEIGKGSYGVVKLAYNEDDNTYYAMKVLSKKKLMRQAGFPRRPPPRGAKAASEGCLQPRGPIEQVYQEIAILKKLDHPNVVKLVEVLDDPSEDHLYMVFELVKQGPVMEIPTLKPLSEDQARFYFQDLIKGIEYLHYQKIIHRDIKPSNLLVGEDGHVKIADFGVSNEFKGADALLTNTVGTPAFMAPETLSETRKIFSGKALDVWAMGITLYCFVFGQCPFMDERILSLHNKIKTQTLEFPDQPEITDFLKDLITRMLDKNPESRISVPEIKESTVQHPFAGDFWSFAPAGAWKGREAERMETKLHPWVTKNGAELLPTEDENCTLVEVTEEEVENSVKHIPSLATVILVKTMIRKRSFGNPFEGSKREERSLSSSGNLLPKQGSEDNLKCNDLPNVGEEELLS; this is encoded by the exons ATGTTCGGAGCACCTACTGCGTTCCG GTTTGGATACCTGAGTTTTGCACAAAAGGCCACAGGGCGAGGAACAGAAATCATCAGCAAtgatgggctgtgggaggaagCAGTGAGCCAGGGGGCTGGTCCTGCACCCCATGCTTG GCACATCTCCCCACCACAGCATGGCCAGGATGAGGCCATCGGTCCCTCCACGCCACCAcgtgtccccagcagctcacccaccccacagcccctctgcagcgCCGGAGGCTGCGGCCGCCGAGCCCCCGCGGCCCTGTGGGACCCCCCGGCGCTGAGCCCCGGCCACGGCAGCATGGCCTCGCTCATCGTGGTGACCGAGCACGAGGCCGCGGGGAGCGCGAGCGAGGAGGAGATGGACGTGCCCGGCACCGAGGGCTTTGGGGAGGGCCGGAAGCTGCACCTCTCCGGCCGcaagctgtccctgcaggagcgGCCGCAGCCTGCCCGCTCGCCCGGGCACGGTGACGGTGCCAAGGAACGCTTCATCTACCCCTCCCTCCCCTACTCCCCGGTGACGTCCCCGCACTCCTCCCCACGGCTGCCGCGGCGGCCGACAGTGGAGTCCAACCGTGTGTCCATCACAGGATTGCAG GACTGTGTGCAGCTCAACCAATACAAGCTGAAGGATGAGATTGGGAAG GGCTCCTATGGGGTGGTGAAGCTGGCCTACAACGAGGATGATAACACCTACTAT GCAATGAAGGTTCTCTCAAAAAAGAAGTTGATGAGACAGGCGGGCTTCCCCC gccgcccgccgccccgcgGGGCCAAAGCTGCTTCCgagggctgcctgcagcccagaggGCCCATCGAGCAGGTCTACCAGGAGATTGCCATCCTGAAGAAGCTGGACCACCCCAACGTGGTGAAACTGGTGGAG GTCCTGGATGACCCCAGTGAGGATCACCTGTACATGG TGTTTGAGCTGGTGAAGCAGGG CCCTGTGATGGAAATCCCAACCTTGAAACCTCTCAGTGAGGACCAGGCTCGGTTCTACTTCCAGGATCTGATCAAGGGCATTGAATACT TGCACTATCAGAAGATAATCCATCGGGATATTAAACCTTCCAACCTCCTCGTGGGGGAAGATGGGCACGTCAAGATCGCCGACTTCGGAGTGAGCAACGAGTTCAAGGGAGCTGATGCCCTCTTAACCAACACAGTGGGCACTCCTGCCTTCATGGCCCCAGAAACCCTCTCAGAAACCAGGAAAATCTTCTCTGGAAAG GCTTTGGATGTCTGGGCCATGGGGATCACGCTGTACTGCTTTGTGTTTGGGCAG TGCCCTTTTATGGATGAAAGGATCTTGAGTTTACACAATAAAATCAAGACCCAAACGTTGGAGTTCCCAGACCA GCCAGAAATTACGGACTTCTTGAAGGATTTGATTACACGGATGTTGGATAAAAATCCTGAATCTAGGATTTCAGTCCCAGAAATCAAG GAAAGTACTGTGCAACACCCTTTCGCAGGAGATTTCTGGTCCTTCGCCCCTGCGGGAGCCTGGAAGGGGCGAGAAGCTGAGAGAATGGAGACCAAG TTGCACCCTTGGGTCACCAAGAACGGAGCGGAGCTGCTGCCCACGGAGGATGAGAACTGCACCCTCGTCGAGGTGACGGAGGAGGAAGTGGAGAATTCAGTCAAGCacatccccagcctggccacCGTG ATCTTGGTTAAAACGATGATCCGGAAGCGATCCTTTGGGAACCCATTTGAGGGGAGCAAGAGGGAGGAGAGGTCATTGTCTTCCTCTGGGAACCTGCTGCC GAAACAAGGCAGTGAAGATAACCTGAAATGCAACGACTTGCCCAACGTGGGAGAGGAGGAACTTCTTTCCTGA
- the P2RX4 gene encoding P2X purinoceptor 4 isoform X2, producing MALCGAFHSFLFEYDTPRIVLIRSRKVGLINRAVQLGILAYVIGWVFLWEKGYQETDSVVSSVTMKVKGVTLTNTSTLGARIWDVADYVIPPQGENTVFVMTNVILTLNQSQGRCPELPDDQTKCEVKNICVPGYVSTHSSGIQTGECVPYNNSIKTCEVFAWCPVEDDYHIPKPAFLREAENFTLLVKNNIWYRKFNFSKRNILPTINSTYLKNCIYDAQTDPFCPIFRLGKIVEAAGQDFQEMAVEGGVMALQINWDCNLDRAASHCVPKYSFRRLDNKDSAHTVSPGYNFRFAKYYKNSDGTESRTLVKAYGIRFDIIVFGKAGKFDVIPTMINIGSGLALFGVATVLCDIVVLYCMKKRYFYREKKYKYVEDYELGVGETYGTDS from the exons ATGGCGCTGTGCGGGGCTTTCCACAGCTTCCTCTTCGAGTACGACACCCCGCGCATCGTGCTGATCCGGAGCCGCAAAGTGGGGCTCATCAACCGCGCGGTGCAGCTCGGCATCCTCGCCTATGTGATCGG GTGggtttttctgtgggaaaagggTTACCAGGAAACAGACTCTGTGGTCAGTTCTGTAACCATGAAGGTCAAGGGTGTAACACTGACAAACACATCCACCTTGGGGGCCAGGATCTGGGATGTAGCTGATTATGTCATCCCTCCTCAG GGTGAGAATACTGTGTTTGTCATGACCAATGTGATCCTCACACTGAACCAGAGCCAAGGCCGCTGCCCAGAG ctcccagaTGATCAAACAAAGTGCGAGGTGAAGAACATCTGTGTTCCAGGATATGTCAGCACCCACAGCAGTG GCATCCAGACTGGGGAGTGTGTTCCATACAACAACAGCATTAAGACCTGTGAAGTCTTTGCATGGTGTCCCGTGGAGGATGACTATCACATACCCAA GCCAGCATTCCTGCGAGAAGCTGAGAACTTCACCCTTCTGGTGAAGAACAACATTTGGTACCGCAAGTTCAACTTCAGCAA GCGAAACATCCTCCCCACTATCAACTCCACCTACCTCAAGAACTGCATCTATGATGCCCAGACTGATCCCTTCTGCCCTATCTTTCGTTTAGGGAAAATAGTTgaagctgcagggcaggacttCCAGGAAATGGCTGTGGAG GGTGGAGTCATGGCACTGCAGATCAACTGGGACTGCAACCTGGACAGAGCCGCTTCCCACTGTGTGCCAAAATATTCCTTCCGGCGCCTTGACAACAAGGACTCTGCCCACACCGTCTCACCTGGCTACAACTTCAG GTTTGCAAAATACTACAAGAATAGTGATGGCACTGAATCACGGACGCTTGTCAAAGCTTATGGCATCCGCTTTGATATCATAGTGTTTGGAAAG GCAGGAAAATTTGATGTAATTCCTACCATGATTAACATCGGCTCTGGCTTAGCGCTGTTTGGTGTG GCAACAGTGCTGTGTGACATTGTTGTTCTGTATTGCATGAAGAAGAGATACTTCTATCGGGAGAAGAAGTACAAATATGTGGAGGATTATGAACTG GGAGTTGGTGAGACATACGGAACAGActcctga
- the CAMKK2 gene encoding calcium/calmodulin-dependent protein kinase kinase 2 isoform X3, whose translation MASLIVVTEHEAAGSASEEEMDVPGTEGFGEGRKLHLSGRKLSLQERPQPARSPGHGDGAKERFIYPSLPYSPVTSPHSSPRLPRRPTVESNRVSITGLQDCVQLNQYKLKDEIGKGSYGVVKLAYNEDDNTYYAMKVLSKKKLMRQAGFPRRPPPRGAKAASEGCLQPRGPIEQVYQEIAILKKLDHPNVVKLVEVLDDPSEDHLYMVFELVKQGPVMEIPTLKPLSEDQARFYFQDLIKGIEYLHYQKIIHRDIKPSNLLVGEDGHVKIADFGVSNEFKGADALLTNTVGTPAFMAPETLSETRKIFSGKALDVWAMGITLYCFVFGQCPFMDERILSLHNKIKTQTLEFPDQPEITDFLKDLITRMLDKNPESRISVPEIKESTVQHPFAGDFWSFAPAGAWKGREAERMETKLHPWVTKNGAELLPTEDENCTLVEVTEEEVENSVKHIPSLATVILVKTMIRKRSFGNPFEGSKREERSLSSSGNLLPKQGSEDNLKCNDLPNVGEEELLS comes from the exons ATGGCCTCGCTCATCGTGGTGACCGAGCACGAGGCCGCGGGGAGCGCGAGCGAGGAGGAGATGGACGTGCCCGGCACCGAGGGCTTTGGGGAGGGCCGGAAGCTGCACCTCTCCGGCCGcaagctgtccctgcaggagcgGCCGCAGCCTGCCCGCTCGCCCGGGCACGGTGACGGTGCCAAGGAACGCTTCATCTACCCCTCCCTCCCCTACTCCCCGGTGACGTCCCCGCACTCCTCCCCACGGCTGCCGCGGCGGCCGACAGTGGAGTCCAACCGTGTGTCCATCACAGGATTGCAG GACTGTGTGCAGCTCAACCAATACAAGCTGAAGGATGAGATTGGGAAG GGCTCCTATGGGGTGGTGAAGCTGGCCTACAACGAGGATGATAACACCTACTAT GCAATGAAGGTTCTCTCAAAAAAGAAGTTGATGAGACAGGCGGGCTTCCCCC gccgcccgccgccccgcgGGGCCAAAGCTGCTTCCgagggctgcctgcagcccagaggGCCCATCGAGCAGGTCTACCAGGAGATTGCCATCCTGAAGAAGCTGGACCACCCCAACGTGGTGAAACTGGTGGAG GTCCTGGATGACCCCAGTGAGGATCACCTGTACATGG TGTTTGAGCTGGTGAAGCAGGG CCCTGTGATGGAAATCCCAACCTTGAAACCTCTCAGTGAGGACCAGGCTCGGTTCTACTTCCAGGATCTGATCAAGGGCATTGAATACT TGCACTATCAGAAGATAATCCATCGGGATATTAAACCTTCCAACCTCCTCGTGGGGGAAGATGGGCACGTCAAGATCGCCGACTTCGGAGTGAGCAACGAGTTCAAGGGAGCTGATGCCCTCTTAACCAACACAGTGGGCACTCCTGCCTTCATGGCCCCAGAAACCCTCTCAGAAACCAGGAAAATCTTCTCTGGAAAG GCTTTGGATGTCTGGGCCATGGGGATCACGCTGTACTGCTTTGTGTTTGGGCAG TGCCCTTTTATGGATGAAAGGATCTTGAGTTTACACAATAAAATCAAGACCCAAACGTTGGAGTTCCCAGACCA GCCAGAAATTACGGACTTCTTGAAGGATTTGATTACACGGATGTTGGATAAAAATCCTGAATCTAGGATTTCAGTCCCAGAAATCAAG GAAAGTACTGTGCAACACCCTTTCGCAGGAGATTTCTGGTCCTTCGCCCCTGCGGGAGCCTGGAAGGGGCGAGAAGCTGAGAGAATGGAGACCAAG TTGCACCCTTGGGTCACCAAGAACGGAGCGGAGCTGCTGCCCACGGAGGATGAGAACTGCACCCTCGTCGAGGTGACGGAGGAGGAAGTGGAGAATTCAGTCAAGCacatccccagcctggccacCGTG ATCTTGGTTAAAACGATGATCCGGAAGCGATCCTTTGGGAACCCATTTGAGGGGAGCAAGAGGGAGGAGAGGTCATTGTCTTCCTCTGGGAACCTGCTGCC GAAACAAGGCAGTGAAGATAACCTGAAATGCAACGACTTGCCCAACGTGGGAGAGGAGGAACTTCTTTCCTGA
- the CAMKK2 gene encoding calcium/calmodulin-dependent protein kinase kinase 2 isoform X2 encodes MFGAPTAFRFGYLSFAQKATGRGTEIISNDGLWEEAVSQGAGPAPHAWHISPPQHGQDEAIGPSTPPRVPSSSPTPQPLCSAGGCGRRAPAALWDPPALSPGHGSMASLIVVTEHEAAGSASEEEMDVPGTEGFGEGRKLHLSGRKLSLQERPQPARSPGHGDGAKERFIYPSLPYSPVTSPHSSPRLPRRPTVESNRVSITGLQDCVQLNQYKLKDEIGKGSYGVVKLAYNEDDNTYYAMKVLSKKKLMRQAGFPRRPPPRGAKAASEGCLQPRGPIEQVYQEIAILKKLDHPNVVKLVEVLDDPSEDHLYMVFELVKQGPVMEIPTLKPLSEDQARFYFQDLIKGIEYLHYQKIIHRDIKPSNLLVGEDGHVKIADFGVSNEFKGADALLTNTVGTPAFMAPETLSETRKIFSGKALDVWAMGITLYCFVFGQCPFMDERILSLHNKIKTQTLEFPDQPEITDFLKDLITRMLDKNPESRISVPEIKLHPWVTKNGAELLPTEDENCTLVEVTEEEVENSVKHIPSLATVILVKTMIRKRSFGNPFEGSKREERSLSSSGNLLPKQGSEDNLKCNDLPNVGEEELLS; translated from the exons ATGTTCGGAGCACCTACTGCGTTCCG GTTTGGATACCTGAGTTTTGCACAAAAGGCCACAGGGCGAGGAACAGAAATCATCAGCAAtgatgggctgtgggaggaagCAGTGAGCCAGGGGGCTGGTCCTGCACCCCATGCTTG GCACATCTCCCCACCACAGCATGGCCAGGATGAGGCCATCGGTCCCTCCACGCCACCAcgtgtccccagcagctcacccaccccacagcccctctgcagcgCCGGAGGCTGCGGCCGCCGAGCCCCCGCGGCCCTGTGGGACCCCCCGGCGCTGAGCCCCGGCCACGGCAGCATGGCCTCGCTCATCGTGGTGACCGAGCACGAGGCCGCGGGGAGCGCGAGCGAGGAGGAGATGGACGTGCCCGGCACCGAGGGCTTTGGGGAGGGCCGGAAGCTGCACCTCTCCGGCCGcaagctgtccctgcaggagcgGCCGCAGCCTGCCCGCTCGCCCGGGCACGGTGACGGTGCCAAGGAACGCTTCATCTACCCCTCCCTCCCCTACTCCCCGGTGACGTCCCCGCACTCCTCCCCACGGCTGCCGCGGCGGCCGACAGTGGAGTCCAACCGTGTGTCCATCACAGGATTGCAG GACTGTGTGCAGCTCAACCAATACAAGCTGAAGGATGAGATTGGGAAG GGCTCCTATGGGGTGGTGAAGCTGGCCTACAACGAGGATGATAACACCTACTAT GCAATGAAGGTTCTCTCAAAAAAGAAGTTGATGAGACAGGCGGGCTTCCCCC gccgcccgccgccccgcgGGGCCAAAGCTGCTTCCgagggctgcctgcagcccagaggGCCCATCGAGCAGGTCTACCAGGAGATTGCCATCCTGAAGAAGCTGGACCACCCCAACGTGGTGAAACTGGTGGAG GTCCTGGATGACCCCAGTGAGGATCACCTGTACATGG TGTTTGAGCTGGTGAAGCAGGG CCCTGTGATGGAAATCCCAACCTTGAAACCTCTCAGTGAGGACCAGGCTCGGTTCTACTTCCAGGATCTGATCAAGGGCATTGAATACT TGCACTATCAGAAGATAATCCATCGGGATATTAAACCTTCCAACCTCCTCGTGGGGGAAGATGGGCACGTCAAGATCGCCGACTTCGGAGTGAGCAACGAGTTCAAGGGAGCTGATGCCCTCTTAACCAACACAGTGGGCACTCCTGCCTTCATGGCCCCAGAAACCCTCTCAGAAACCAGGAAAATCTTCTCTGGAAAG GCTTTGGATGTCTGGGCCATGGGGATCACGCTGTACTGCTTTGTGTTTGGGCAG TGCCCTTTTATGGATGAAAGGATCTTGAGTTTACACAATAAAATCAAGACCCAAACGTTGGAGTTCCCAGACCA GCCAGAAATTACGGACTTCTTGAAGGATTTGATTACACGGATGTTGGATAAAAATCCTGAATCTAGGATTTCAGTCCCAGAAATCAAG TTGCACCCTTGGGTCACCAAGAACGGAGCGGAGCTGCTGCCCACGGAGGATGAGAACTGCACCCTCGTCGAGGTGACGGAGGAGGAAGTGGAGAATTCAGTCAAGCacatccccagcctggccacCGTG ATCTTGGTTAAAACGATGATCCGGAAGCGATCCTTTGGGAACCCATTTGAGGGGAGCAAGAGGGAGGAGAGGTCATTGTCTTCCTCTGGGAACCTGCTGCC GAAACAAGGCAGTGAAGATAACCTGAAATGCAACGACTTGCCCAACGTGGGAGAGGAGGAACTTCTTTCCTGA
- the P2RX4 gene encoding P2X purinoceptor 4 isoform X3: MAQGPLRSGTSQETGDCQSCDPLLRKSCETVWNGPFRWVFLWEKGYQETDSVVSSVTMKVKGVTLTNTSTLGARIWDVADYVIPPQGENTVFVMTNVILTLNQSQGRCPELPDDQTKCEVKNICVPGYVSTHSSGIQTGECVPYNNSIKTCEVFAWCPVEDDYHIPKPAFLREAENFTLLVKNNIWYRKFNFSKRNILPTINSTYLKNCIYDAQTDPFCPIFRLGKIVEAAGQDFQEMAVEGGVMALQINWDCNLDRAASHCVPKYSFRRLDNKDSAHTVSPGYNFRFAKYYKNSDGTESRTLVKAYGIRFDIIVFGKAGKFDVIPTMINIGSGLALFGVATVLCDIVVLYCMKKRYFYREKKYKYVEDYELGVGETYGTDS, encoded by the exons ATGGCCCAAGGGCCCCTCAGGAGCGGGACGTCTCAGGAG acAGGAGATTGCCAATCTTGTGACCCTCTTCTAAGGAAAAGCTGTGAAACTGTCTGGAATGGCCCTTTCAG GTGggtttttctgtgggaaaagggTTACCAGGAAACAGACTCTGTGGTCAGTTCTGTAACCATGAAGGTCAAGGGTGTAACACTGACAAACACATCCACCTTGGGGGCCAGGATCTGGGATGTAGCTGATTATGTCATCCCTCCTCAG GGTGAGAATACTGTGTTTGTCATGACCAATGTGATCCTCACACTGAACCAGAGCCAAGGCCGCTGCCCAGAG ctcccagaTGATCAAACAAAGTGCGAGGTGAAGAACATCTGTGTTCCAGGATATGTCAGCACCCACAGCAGTG GCATCCAGACTGGGGAGTGTGTTCCATACAACAACAGCATTAAGACCTGTGAAGTCTTTGCATGGTGTCCCGTGGAGGATGACTATCACATACCCAA GCCAGCATTCCTGCGAGAAGCTGAGAACTTCACCCTTCTGGTGAAGAACAACATTTGGTACCGCAAGTTCAACTTCAGCAA GCGAAACATCCTCCCCACTATCAACTCCACCTACCTCAAGAACTGCATCTATGATGCCCAGACTGATCCCTTCTGCCCTATCTTTCGTTTAGGGAAAATAGTTgaagctgcagggcaggacttCCAGGAAATGGCTGTGGAG GGTGGAGTCATGGCACTGCAGATCAACTGGGACTGCAACCTGGACAGAGCCGCTTCCCACTGTGTGCCAAAATATTCCTTCCGGCGCCTTGACAACAAGGACTCTGCCCACACCGTCTCACCTGGCTACAACTTCAG GTTTGCAAAATACTACAAGAATAGTGATGGCACTGAATCACGGACGCTTGTCAAAGCTTATGGCATCCGCTTTGATATCATAGTGTTTGGAAAG GCAGGAAAATTTGATGTAATTCCTACCATGATTAACATCGGCTCTGGCTTAGCGCTGTTTGGTGTG GCAACAGTGCTGTGTGACATTGTTGTTCTGTATTGCATGAAGAAGAGATACTTCTATCGGGAGAAGAAGTACAAATATGTGGAGGATTATGAACTG GGAGTTGGTGAGACATACGGAACAGActcctga
- the P2RX4 gene encoding P2X purinoceptor 4 isoform X1 — translation MALCGAFHSFLFEYDTPRIVLIRSRKVGLINRAVQLGILAYVIGWVFLWEKGYQETDSVVSSVTMKVKGVTLTNTSTLGARIWDVADYVIPPQGENTVFVMTNVILTLNQSQGRCPELPDDQTKCEVKNICVPGYVSTHSSGIQTGECVPYNNSIKTCEVFAWCPVEDDYHIPKPAFLREAENFTLLVKNNIWYRKFNFSKRNILPTINSTYLKNCIYDAQTDPFCPIFRLGKIVEAAGQDFQEMAVEGGVMALQINWDCNLDRAASHCVPKYSFRRLDNKDSAHTVSPGYNFRFAKYYKNSDGTESRTLVKAYGIRFDIIVFGKAGKFDVIPTMINIGSGLALFGVATVLCDIVVLYCMKKRYFYREKKYKYVEDYELVSISEGRVKAELLPPLTPQRF, via the exons ATGGCGCTGTGCGGGGCTTTCCACAGCTTCCTCTTCGAGTACGACACCCCGCGCATCGTGCTGATCCGGAGCCGCAAAGTGGGGCTCATCAACCGCGCGGTGCAGCTCGGCATCCTCGCCTATGTGATCGG GTGggtttttctgtgggaaaagggTTACCAGGAAACAGACTCTGTGGTCAGTTCTGTAACCATGAAGGTCAAGGGTGTAACACTGACAAACACATCCACCTTGGGGGCCAGGATCTGGGATGTAGCTGATTATGTCATCCCTCCTCAG GGTGAGAATACTGTGTTTGTCATGACCAATGTGATCCTCACACTGAACCAGAGCCAAGGCCGCTGCCCAGAG ctcccagaTGATCAAACAAAGTGCGAGGTGAAGAACATCTGTGTTCCAGGATATGTCAGCACCCACAGCAGTG GCATCCAGACTGGGGAGTGTGTTCCATACAACAACAGCATTAAGACCTGTGAAGTCTTTGCATGGTGTCCCGTGGAGGATGACTATCACATACCCAA GCCAGCATTCCTGCGAGAAGCTGAGAACTTCACCCTTCTGGTGAAGAACAACATTTGGTACCGCAAGTTCAACTTCAGCAA GCGAAACATCCTCCCCACTATCAACTCCACCTACCTCAAGAACTGCATCTATGATGCCCAGACTGATCCCTTCTGCCCTATCTTTCGTTTAGGGAAAATAGTTgaagctgcagggcaggacttCCAGGAAATGGCTGTGGAG GGTGGAGTCATGGCACTGCAGATCAACTGGGACTGCAACCTGGACAGAGCCGCTTCCCACTGTGTGCCAAAATATTCCTTCCGGCGCCTTGACAACAAGGACTCTGCCCACACCGTCTCACCTGGCTACAACTTCAG GTTTGCAAAATACTACAAGAATAGTGATGGCACTGAATCACGGACGCTTGTCAAAGCTTATGGCATCCGCTTTGATATCATAGTGTTTGGAAAG GCAGGAAAATTTGATGTAATTCCTACCATGATTAACATCGGCTCTGGCTTAGCGCTGTTTGGTGTG GCAACAGTGCTGTGTGACATTGTTGTTCTGTATTGCATGAAGAAGAGATACTTCTATCGGGAGAAGAAGTACAAATATGTGGAGGATTATGAACTGGTAAGCATCAGTGAAGGCAGGGTAAAGGCAGAATTGCTTCCTCCTCTGACTCCACAGAGATTCTGA